Proteins encoded together in one Pseudoroseomonas cervicalis window:
- a CDS encoding gamma-glutamyl-gamma-aminobutyrate hydrolase family protein has protein sequence MTALHTSRRPWVGVPACHRELGGHWQHATPSRYMTALAEGAGVRPVLIPPMADALDAEGFLERLDGLLVPGSPSNVQPALYGGGAAPEGELEDPDRDATSLPLLRAAIARGLPVLAICRGLQEMNVAFGGTLHSRLHLLAGRDDHRGQGSSSAERYRMRHDVAAEGLLRQVTGQARFLVNSVHMQGVDRVAPGLAVDALAPDGTVEALRPEAATGFQLAVQWHPEWRFHEDAPSTALFRAFGAACQGVAP, from the coding sequence ATGACCGCGCTTCACACCTCGCGCCGGCCCTGGGTCGGCGTGCCCGCCTGCCATCGCGAGTTGGGCGGGCATTGGCAGCATGCCACCCCCTCCCGCTACATGACCGCCCTGGCCGAGGGCGCCGGGGTTCGCCCGGTGCTGATCCCGCCCATGGCCGATGCGCTGGACGCGGAAGGCTTCCTGGAGCGGCTGGACGGGCTGCTGGTGCCGGGCTCGCCCAGCAATGTGCAGCCGGCGCTCTATGGCGGCGGCGCGGCGCCGGAGGGCGAGCTGGAGGATCCGGACCGCGACGCGACCAGCCTGCCGCTGCTCCGCGCCGCCATCGCGCGCGGCCTGCCGGTGCTGGCCATCTGCCGCGGGCTGCAGGAGATGAATGTCGCCTTCGGCGGCACGCTGCACAGCCGGCTGCATCTGCTGGCGGGGCGCGACGACCATCGCGGCCAGGGCAGCAGCAGCGCGGAGCGATACCGCATGCGCCACGATGTGGCGGCCGAGGGGCTGCTGCGCCAGGTGACCGGCCAGGCGCGCTTCCTGGTCAATTCCGTGCACATGCAGGGTGTGGACCGCGTCGCCCCCGGCTTGGCGGTGGACGCCCTGGCGCCCGACGGCACGGTGGAGGCGCTGCGCCCCGAAGCCGCCACCGGCTTCCAGCTGGCCGTGCAATGGCACCCCGAATGGCGCTTCCACGAGGATGCGCCGAGCACCGCCCTCTTCCGCGCCTTCGGCGCCGCCTGCCAGGGAGTAGCCCCATGA